A stretch of DNA from Methanolinea mesophila:
TGGATGTGCGCCCCGAAGGAGATCATCGAGATGGCGATTACGGCCAAGCAGGCCTCCGACCTTCACACCAGCATCTTCTCCCAGCTGGTCCTCGCCCGGTACCTGGAGGAGCAGGATATCGACGCCCATATCAGGGAGATCAACCGGGCATATGCCGCCCGGTGCACTCTCATGGTCTCCCTCATGGAGGAACTGTTCCCGCGCGAGGTCACCTTCACCCGGCCGGCCGGAGGGATGTTCGTCTGGCTCACCCTTCCCCCGGGGGTGTCGTCGATGGAGCTCTGGAGAAGGGCCCTGGAGGAGAAGGTGGCGATCCTCCCCGGGACGCCGTTCTACACCGATGGAAACGGGGACCGGGGGGTCCGGCTCAACTTCTCCAACGCGGACCCGGAGACGATCCGGACCGGTATCACCCGCCTCGCCGGGGTCCTGGAGAAGTACCTCCGGGATATCGCCTGACCTGCGGGCGCGACGCATGACCGGAAAGGTTCTCTTTGTATGGAGAACTCTTTCCGGCGGTCCTTAGCCTCCGGGAGTGCCCCCCCGGGTGCTGGGTATTCTGCAGTCCGAGAGAAATTCCCGGATTCCCGGCACGGAGAGGCGGTTTATACCCCCCTTTCTTTCCCAGGTTCAGGCCGGGCTGTCGCGTCGCCCGGGAGACTCCTTCCCGTGTTCCGACATTCAATAGGTCGTATGCTCCCACGAGTTCCATTTCCGTTCGCTCCGGGGCAAAAGGAACAGCACGGGGACCGCGAGTACTACGGCCGAGAACGCCCAGAGCGGGTTTGCAAACGAGAGCGCGATCAGGACGAGCAGCACAGGCGAAAGCGCGAGGAAGAACAGCCCCAGCACCCTGGGATTATAGATCAGCACGTTCGGGGAGAGCCCTGCGAGCCAGGTGATGACCGCGAGGGCGTAAAACGAGACCCCCAGGCAGAGGACCAGCCCGGGGACGAGATAGAGCACCTGCCCCGATCCCATTGCCACCAATGACAGGAACGCGACCGGGATCGCCTGCATGACGGTAAACGTGGTCACCTTGCTCCGCATCACCGAGCCGGCGTCGAGGGGGAGGAACGCGTAGGTGGAGAAGGTGTCGAACTCGGTGATCCAGGTATACATGGTGGACGCCACTACACCGGTGAGCAGTGAGAAGACCAGGAAGACTCCCGGCCCGGGTATCAGGGCCGAGAGGAGGGAGAGGAACAGCCAGATCAGGCCCAGGGGGAGGAGGAACGAGAAGATCGTCTGTCCGACACCGCCGCCGCTCCGGGAGAGGTCGATTAAGTCTTTCGCGGTGAGCGCAGGGGATCGGAAAAATCCGAGGCGGGCCTGCAGGGAAGTGAACCGGTCGCGGAACCGTTTCTGTGCCTCATGATATTCGGTAGTGATGGCGGCGATGGAGACCGCGAACGGCACGAGTATCACGAGGAGCGAGACGACCAGCCAGGAGGCCGTGAACTGCAAAAAGAGCCGGAGCGGTGGGTAGAGGCTCCCCGGGTCATGGTATCCCCCGGTATAGACCGCAGCCGCACCTGCGAGCAGCACGACTGCCGCCGCCGCCAGCAGCCACCTGGACCACGCGTAAAGCGTGGAGAAAAAGAATGCAAAGGAGAGCCCGGTCAGGAAGGAGAGGGAGAGGGTGAGCGCGAGAACGAAGGGGGTCCCCGGCGATACGCCGATGAACGGCGAGGCGGCACCGAACCCGATGACGAAGGGGAGGATCCAGAGGATGAAGTAATAGACCACGTCCTTGACGATGAACGTGGAAAAGATGTGCCGCTCGGAGAGGGGGAGGCTCCGGGAGGAATACGCGATCAGGCTCACCTGGCCGAACCTGCGGTTCATCACCTCTTTCCCCAGAAGCCCGAACGCCCCGACCATCAGGCCCAGGAGAGCGAAAAGGGCGAATGCGAGCGTCGCGAGGGTCCCGGGCGGGATGACCGCCCGGAAGATGGGGAGAAGGAACGACCCCATGAAGGCGATGGCGAAGATCAGGACCGGAAAGAGGGCGAAACTGGAGTTCCCGAAGAGCGTTGCGTGGAGACGCCACTCCTCCCTGACCATCGCGACGAAGAGCTCAAACATGCGACTCCTTCCTCACCAGGGAGAGGAAAAACTCGTTCAGGTGCTGTTCGCGGTCCCGGAGCTCGCGCACGGTCCCTGTGTGGATCAGCCTTCCCTGGTGGAGGATGGCAAACGCGGTGCAGATCTCCTCCGCGATCTCCAGGATGTGGGTTGAAATAAAGACCGTGCCGCCCTTCTCCACGTATTCCGAGAGGTACCCTTTCACCTTCTCCTGCATCACCGGGTCGAAGTTGATCAGCGGCTCGTCGATCAGGGCCAGTTCAGGACGGTGGAGGAAGGCCTGGGAGAACATCAGTTTCTGCCGCGTTCCCCGGGAGAGGTCCCTGCAGAGCACGTCTTTTTTATCCGAAAACTCCAGGAAATCGAACCACCAGTCGGCCACCGCCCCGATATCCCCGATCTTTCTCACGCTCCCCACGAAACGGAGATACTCTTCGGCGGTGAGGAAACTGGGCGGCGTCTCCTGCTCGGGGATGATCCCCACCCGGGCCCGCACCCCGACCGGGTCCTTTCCGGGGTCGAGCCCGAACACTGTCGCAAAACCCCCGGTCGGGCGGATCTGGCCGGTGAGCATCCGGATCATGGTGGTCTTCCCCGAGCCGTTCGGGCCCAGCAGCCCGTAGAGTTCCCCTTTCTTCACCGAGAGGCTCACATGGTCCACCGCGACGGTGGAACCGAAGGTCCTGGTGAGCCCTTCCGTGGCGATCATCGTCTCCATGTTCGCATCAGCCCTTCCTGTATAGAAGGAAAAGTTCGGGCCGAGGAGAAATAGTTACCCGTTCGCAGAGGGTTTCCCGGCGGTTTCCGGGCAGTTGCCGGGTTGTCGCGAACAGGTACTCCCGGGGGGAGGGACCCGGCACCTGCACCCGGTCCCGACTCCCACCATTTATCAGGGCCCTTTACCAAGTTCCTGGTAGGGATCACGACTCTTTCGTCGCATTCGTAACTACCATCATGCCCCGCCGGTCCTCTCTCTCGCTGGAACGCCTCTCGCTCCGTGCCTACCTCACGGTCTTCATCGTGATCATCATCATCGCGGTCGCGGCATTTCTCACCACAGTCTCCTATGTGAGCACCAGGGACCAGCTGATCACCCAGAACGAGAACCTCCAGGCATATATCGAGGAAAACGTCCTCGAATCGGTCAAACTGGTCGATACCGGGCTCCGGCTCTACGACAGCACCCTCAACCGGCAGATGCAGGACGCCTTTCCCCTCTACCTGGATGCGTACGACGCATCCGGCGGGGATATCGCGGCGATCAATCTCACCGCACTCAAATCCACCCTCCAGCCCGGGTTTTCCGGCACCCTCGACCTCTACGCGATCAACGAGTCCGGGGTGATCGTCGCCTCTACGGTCCCGGCGGTAATGGGGCTCGACTTCCAGCAGTATCCCGACTATTACCAGTCCATCACCCGCCTTCGGGAAGGGTCAAGTTTTGCCGCGGACCGGGTGGTCCGTTCGATTCCCAGCACGGAAGAGGGCACGGTGACCGGGACGCTCCGCAAGTTCGCTTACTTCCCCACGCCCGACCACCGCTACCTCCTGGAGATGGGCCTTGAATCGGACGCGTTCTTCCAGGAAAGGACCGATCTCTCCTACGCGACGATTGCCGAACGGACTCTCCAGCTCGACCCCAACCTGGTCTCGGTCCGGATCGTCGACACCAACAGGGTTCTCGTCTCAGTCCCCACGGGGACGAACGGCACCCTGGTCGAGGACCCGGGGATCGACAGGGCGCTTGCCACGAGGCAGACCTTCTCCGTCGCCGACCCTGCCGGGGGGACCGTCACGACCTACCTCTTCGCCGACTTAAAAGACCCTGCCGCGGCTTCCGACCCGAGCCTGGTCATCGAGATGGTCAATTCCGGAGCCCTCCTCGAGGCAGAGCTCCATCAGATACTTGTCCTGCACTTCCTGGTAGCCCTAATCGCGGTGGGGATGGGGGTGGTCCTGGCCTATGGTACCGCCCGGATGCTCACCCGGCCGATCCGGGAGATCATCGAGGACGTGGACACCATCGCCCGCGGCGACCTCGACCATCCCATCCGGGGGATGGAGAACCCCGAGTTCACCATGCTCGAGAACAGCATCACCATCATGATCCAGCGGATCAGGGAGTATTCGGAAGCTCTCGAGCGGGAGAAGGCCGAGCTCCGGATCGCCTCCCACATCCAGCTCTCGTTCCTGCCCCGGAAAGTGCCCCGGATCGAGGGGTTCGATATCGCCGCGGTGAGCACCCCCGCCCGGGAAGTGGGCGGAGACTTCTACGACATCATCGACCTCGGAAAGGAACGGACGGGCCTGGTCATCGCGGACGTGGCCGGGAAGGGGGTTCCCGCCGCCCTGTTCATGGTGCTCTCCCGGACGACCGTCCGGACCAGCGCCCGGATGAAGGAACCGGTGGCAGCGGCGGTGACGGATGCGAACCGGATGATCTCCGCGGATGCCGACCAGGGGATGTTCGTCACCCTGGTGCTCGGGATCCTCGACCACCGGGCCCGTGAGTTCACCTACGGGAACGCCGGCCACAACCCCCCGCTCCACTACCGGGACTCGACCGGGGAGATCATCCCCCTCTCTCCCACGGGAATGGCGCTCGGAGTGGACGAGGACGCCATATACACCCAGGCGGCGGTGACCCTCGACCCGGGCGACCTCCTGGTCTTCTATACCGACGGGGTGGTCGAGGCGGAAGACGCAGCCCATGGGCAGTTCGGTGAGGACCGCCTGGTCGCGGTAATCCGGCAGCACCACGATCTCACCGCGGCCGGTGTCCTCGCGAAGATCCAGGAGGCGATCGGAGAGTTCATCGCCGGAGCGCCGCAATACGACGACCTTACCATCCTGGTGCTCAGGGCTACCCCGAAACCCGAATGAACTGCCCCAACCTTTTTAACCCTCCGGACGGATGAGTCCCACATGGCAGAACCGGTAGACGGGATCCGGGTGATTCACAATGCGTTCCGGAACGACCTGTCACAGATCGATTCGGCGGCGCTTGACGCTGCCCGGGGAACTGCAGGTCGTGACCATACCATCGGGCGGTATAAATTCCTCAACGAGGTGCTCGACTGGCACGCAAAGGGAGAAGAGCTGGCGGTCTTCCCCGCCGTCGAGAAGGTTGCCCCCCTTGTTGCAGAATCGTACTTAAAAGACCACCACGGGCTGGACGCGGCATATGCCGGGCTCGACCGGGCGTATTCGGCCCGCGATTCCCTGGAAACTGCCCGGGCCACCGCAGCGTTCCGGTTCCACCTTTTCATGCACCTAGGCAAGGAGGATTCGCATCTCTACCGAATCTTCCGGGAACGGATCCCGCTTCCCGAACAGGTACAGGCCATGAACGTAATGGCCGGACAGGTCCCGAAGGAGCGTTTCGCCGACCTTACTGCCTGGCTCTACCCCCTGGTCTCGGCCACTGACCGGGAGACCATGACCAGGATCTGGCAGGTGGCGCTGCCTCCCCCCCTCTTCATCTCGATGAAGGAAGTCATTCATACCGCCATCGGCAACGACGACTGGGCCGAGCTCACCCGCAGGATCCCCGGGCTTTGAAACAAGGCCATCCTGAAAACTCATAAACGGTGGTATACGGTCCGAACCGGGGGAACATGCTCCATACCGCCCTCCCCCCTGCTCCAGGTCCCCCCGCATCCGGAAAATGCGGGGTGTATTCCGAGTTGCGGGAAGACACAGGTGTCTCCCCCCTTTACGGAAAAAAACCGGTGGTATTTAGATATTCCTCTTCGACAGGATGATGATCGCCGCTGCTATACCGGCAATGGCGGGGATAAAGGATAATCCGGCTTTTGTCGGGGTAGGAGATACGGTGTGGGGGACGGTTTCCACGGTGGTGATCGTCTCCGGAGGGGAGGTGGGAGGTCCGGCGATCGTCCGGGTCACGGTCTGTGTGGAGCCTCCGACAAGCTGGCCCTGGTTGTTCAGCTCCTGGACCTGGAGCATAGTCAGGGTGGTCCCGCCCGGGGAATCGGGCACGACTCCCTCGACCCTGACTTCCACTGCAACATCGCGGTCGGTGGGATAGGAGAGCAGGTAGCCGTTCACGTACACGATGTTCCCCGCTTTCGGGATCACGGCAGCCTGGATCCCGTTGACCGTGACCACCACGTTCCACTGGGCGGCATCGAGCCCCGTCGAGAGGACCAGGGTGTAGCCCTCGATGAATGTCGTGGGGCCACTGGGAATGATTGCGACCGTGGCGGAGGTGGTTGCCTGAGAGAGAGGGACCAGGTTCTCTCCCGAAGGGGTCACCATCACGTCCTGGAGGGTATACTGGGCGCTGACGGTGCCGGTGAACAGGACCGCCGCGAGTGCCAGGATGATGAACAGGCGCTTCGTACTCATACCCAGAGATCGGATGCAGAGATAAAAAAGAATAGGTGACGGGGAACCGGATCGGGATCCGAAACGGCGGGCACTCAAAATCCGGCACTCCCAGGGTCCGGGGAAATGCAGGTCATGGTTCACACTTTTATTTGGGAAGAACCGCCTTTTCGCGGTCTTCCGACCGGAAATAATAGATCTTCGGCCGAAATTCCGCGCTGAACGGCAGGATCTCCCTGATGAGGAAAAATTTATAATATTTAAGTTTATATTGCCGGATGCTTCCTTGACGTACCCTCCCGGTGCGCCACGGCAAAGGAGTGATAGAGATGAGAAGACGATATCGTTCGATCTATGATGATTTGGACGAGATGCGGGCATACATGGACTACGTGTTCGGGCGAACGGGCGGACCCGGGGAACTGATGCTCCTCCCGGGAGAGACCCCGGCGGACCTCACCCCGGTCTCCAGGGGAGGACTCCGCGTGGACGTCGCCACCCACGATAACGAGGTGATCGTGACGGCGGATATCATGCCCGGCGTGGAGAAGGGCGAGATCTCCCTCGACCTGGTCGACCCGCAGGCACTGCAGATCGGGTATGAGCGGAAAGAGGAGAAGAAAGAGGAGAAAGAGGGCTATTACATGCAGGAACGGCGGTTCGGATCGGTCTGCAGGGTGATCCCTCTTCCCGAACCGGTCACTGAGGAAGGAGCGACGGCCACCTTTAAAAACGGAGTCCTGGAGGTCCACCTGAAAAAGTCCACGGAAAAACTGAAACAACAGATCAGGATCGAATAA
This window harbors:
- a CDS encoding ABC transporter ATP-binding protein, whose protein sequence is METMIATEGLTRTFGSTVAVDHVSLSVKKGELYGLLGPNGSGKTTMIRMLTGQIRPTGGFATVFGLDPGKDPVGVRARVGIIPEQETPPSFLTAEEYLRFVGSVRKIGDIGAVADWWFDFLEFSDKKDVLCRDLSRGTRQKLMFSQAFLHRPELALIDEPLINFDPVMQEKVKGYLSEYVEKGGTVFISTHILEIAEEICTAFAILHQGRLIHTGTVRELRDREQHLNEFFLSLVRKESHV
- a CDS encoding hemerythrin domain-containing protein, which produces MAEPVDGIRVIHNAFRNDLSQIDSAALDAARGTAGRDHTIGRYKFLNEVLDWHAKGEELAVFPAVEKVAPLVAESYLKDHHGLDAAYAGLDRAYSARDSLETARATAAFRFHLFMHLGKEDSHLYRIFRERIPLPEQVQAMNVMAGQVPKERFADLTAWLYPLVSATDRETMTRIWQVALPPPLFISMKEVIHTAIGNDDWAELTRRIPGL
- a CDS encoding Hsp20/alpha crystallin family protein, with the protein product MRRRYRSIYDDLDEMRAYMDYVFGRTGGPGELMLLPGETPADLTPVSRGGLRVDVATHDNEVIVTADIMPGVEKGEISLDLVDPQALQIGYERKEEKKEEKEGYYMQERRFGSVCRVIPLPEPVTEEGATATFKNGVLEVHLKKSTEKLKQQIRIE
- a CDS encoding PP2C family protein-serine/threonine phosphatase gives rise to the protein MPRRSSLSLERLSLRAYLTVFIVIIIIAVAAFLTTVSYVSTRDQLITQNENLQAYIEENVLESVKLVDTGLRLYDSTLNRQMQDAFPLYLDAYDASGGDIAAINLTALKSTLQPGFSGTLDLYAINESGVIVASTVPAVMGLDFQQYPDYYQSITRLREGSSFAADRVVRSIPSTEEGTVTGTLRKFAYFPTPDHRYLLEMGLESDAFFQERTDLSYATIAERTLQLDPNLVSVRIVDTNRVLVSVPTGTNGTLVEDPGIDRALATRQTFSVADPAGGTVTTYLFADLKDPAAASDPSLVIEMVNSGALLEAELHQILVLHFLVALIAVGMGVVLAYGTARMLTRPIREIIEDVDTIARGDLDHPIRGMENPEFTMLENSITIMIQRIREYSEALEREKAELRIASHIQLSFLPRKVPRIEGFDIAAVSTPAREVGGDFYDIIDLGKERTGLVIADVAGKGVPAALFMVLSRTTVRTSARMKEPVAAAVTDANRMISADADQGMFVTLVLGILDHRAREFTYGNAGHNPPLHYRDSTGEIIPLSPTGMALGVDEDAIYTQAAVTLDPGDLLVFYTDGVVEAEDAAHGQFGEDRLVAVIRQHHDLTAAGVLAKIQEAIGEFIAGAPQYDDLTILVLRATPKPE